The Brassica oleracea var. oleracea cultivar TO1000 chromosome C6, BOL, whole genome shotgun sequence genome includes a region encoding these proteins:
- the LOC106300557 gene encoding alpha/beta hydrolase domain-containing protein 17B: MGGVTSSIAAKFAFFPPTPPSYGLITDDSSSVDRLYITDVPRRDDVDVLKLRTRRGNEIVAIYVKHPKANGTLLYSHGNAADLGQMFELFVELSSRLRLNLMGYDYSGYGQSTGKASECNTYADIDASYSCLKEQYGVKDDQLILYGQSVGSGPTIDLASRTPNLRGVVLHSPILSGMRVLYPVKRTYWFDIYKNIDKIGSVTCPVLVIHGTADEVVDWSHGKQLWELSKEKYEPLWVSGGGHCNLELYPEFIKHLKKFVIFISKPKGPRNGPNKTNPTDATKDQSKPSANGRADTFQLGCCLPEVSRNSVDSQLEKSKKTNKPEKSRMSVDRFRRKKGLVW, encoded by the exons ATGGGAGGAGTAACTTCGTCAATCGCCGCTAAATTTGCTTTCTTCCCGCCAACCCCACCTTCTTACGGTTTGATTACCGACGATAGCTCCTCCGTTGACCGACTGTACATCACCGATGTTCCTCGCCGCGATGACGTTGACGTCCTGAAGCTACGCACTCGTCGTGGCAACGAGATCGTTGCTATATATGTCAAACACCCTAAGGCTAACGGTACGCTTCTCTATTCCCATGGAAACGCCGCTGATTTGGGTCAGATGTTTGAGCTTTTCGTCGAGCTTAGCAGCCGCCTCCGTCTTAATCTCATGGG GTATGATTACTCTGGCTATGGTCAGTCTACTGGAAAG GCAAGCGAATGTAACACATATGCTGATATAGATGCATCGTATAGCTGCCTGAAAGAACAATATGGTGTAAAAGATGATCAACTGATATTATATGGTCAGTCTGTTGGTAGTGGACCCACGATTGATTTAGCTTCGCGTACGCCTAATTTAAGAGGAGTGGTTTTGCATAGCCCTATTCTCTCTGGGATGAGAGTTCTGTACCCGGTTAAACGAACATATTGGTTTGACATTTACAAG AATATCGACAAGATCGGTTCTGTTACCTGTCCTGTCTTAGTCATCCAT GGAACTGCGGATGAAGTAGTTGATTGGTCCCATGGGAAACAACTTTGGGAACTTTCCAAAGAGAAGTATGAACCTCTATGGGTCTCTGGAGGAGGACACTGCAACCTCGAACTCTATCCAGAGTTCATCAAACATCTGAAGAAGTTTGTAATATTTATATCTAAACCCAAGGGACCAAGGAACGGTCCAAACAAGACGAATCCAACAGATGCAACCAAGGACCAGAGCAAGCCTTCAGCGAATGGACGTGCTGACACGTTTCAACTCGGCTGCTGCCTTCCGGAAGTTTCCAGAAACAGTGTTGACAGTCAGCTTGAGAAATCTAAGAAGACTAATAAACCTGAGAAGTCTCGGATGAGTGTTGATAGGTTTAGAAGGAAAAAAGGTCTGGTCTGGTGA
- the LOC106300558 gene encoding probable receptor-like protein kinase At1g67000 isoform X5, with amino-acid sequence MGSPPSVLCLIFLLLFHHIPCVTSQRAPRGFCDTLINCGNISVGFPFWGENRHQRCGHPSLKLNCNKYSNTTTLFISGYNYSLLHIDNTSNIIRLFRQDFSSSFCSASFSSTPLPSVLFQNLPSYKSLTVYYYCDPRRNLLGNFTCPYPEKGLGSLVQNSKYRKLCEKSFKVTVPTSYVPDEQALSLTHLESVLKKGFEVKMTIGEKFCQDCIIPGGHCGLICSDTMYTTGGTYRMNRSIVITFGSVVGTILTVYVAVLLAFVLSERRAINAGRDHNLEALVSLRRYSYGQIKRITKSFTEVVGRGGFGTVYKGKLSDGSKVAVKVLNDSKSDCEDFINEVASMSQTSHVNIVSMLGFCYEGSKRAIIYEFLENGSLDQSSNLDVSTLYGIALGVAKGIEYLHYSCKTRIVHFDIKPQNVLLDGNLRPKVADFGLAKLCEKQESILSLLDTRGTVGYIAPELFSRMYGSVSHKSDVYSYGMLVLEMVGARNKRVENADANNSSVYFPDSIYEDLEIGNSTRFLSDEITQEEEDLAKKMILIGLWCVQLRPSDRPSMNKVVEMMEGSLDTLKAPPKHLLQMQNVGESSQPSEPN; translated from the exons ATGGGATCTCCACCATCTGTATTATGTCTAATCTTCTTACTCTTGTTTCATCATATTCCTTGTGTTACAAGCCAGCGAGCACCACGTGGGTTTTGTGATACCCTAATCAACTGCGGCAACATCTCAGTTGGCTTCCCTTTCTGGGGAGAGAATCGTCATCAAAGATGCGGTCATCCTTCTCTGAAACTTAACTGCAACAAATACTCAAACACAACCACTCTTTTCATCTCAGGTTACAACTACAGTCTCCTCCATATAGACAACACGTCCAACATCATTCGACTTTTCAGACAAGATTTCTCAAGTTCTTTCTGCTCCGCTTCATTCTCCTCCACACCTTTGCCTTCTGTACTCTTCCAGAATTTGCCTTCTTACAAAAGCCTCACCGTCTACTACTATTGTGACCCTCGCCGCAATTTACTTGGGAACTTCACATGTCCATATCCAGAGAAAGGTCTTGGCTCGCTGGTTCAAAACTCCAAGTATCGTAAGCTTTGTGAGAAGAGTTTCAAAGTCACAGTTCCTACAAGCTACGTCCCAGATGAACAAGCTTTGAGTTTGACCCATTTGGAGAGTGTTCTCAAAAAAGGATTTGAGGTGAAGATGACGATTGGTGAAAAGTTTTGCCAAGACTGTATTATCCCTGGTGGACACTGTGGCTTAATTTGCAGTGATACAATGTATACAACTGGTG GAACTTACCGCATGAATCGATCCATTGTGATCACATTTGGTTCAG TTGTAGGGACAATATTAACTGTATATGTTGCGGTTCTTCTTGCGTTTGTTTTAAGCGAAAGAAGAGCAATCAATGCTGGGAGAGATCATAACCTCGAGGCACTTGTAAGCCTGAGACGGTATAGTTATGGACAAATCAAGAGGATCACAAAATCATTCACAGAAGTAGTTGGGAGAGGAGGATTTGGAACTGTATACAAGGGGAAGTTGAGTGATGGTAGCAAAGTTGCAGTAAAAGTCTTGAATGATTCAAAGAGCGATTGTGAAGATTTCATCAACGAAGTTGCAAGCATGAGCCAAACTTCACATGTTAACATCGTTTCTATGCTTGGTTTCTGTTATGAAGGTTCCAAAAGAGCTATTATATATGAGTTTCTTGAGAATGGATCTTTGGATCAGTCATCGAATCTTGATGTGAGTACGTTATACGGAATAGCGCTAGGGGTTGCTAAGGGAATTGAGTACTTGCACTACAGTTGTAAAACAAGAATCGTGCATTTCGATATTAAACCTCAGAATGTACTATTAGACGGAAATCTCAGACCCAAGGTTGCTGACTTTGGTCTCGCTAAGCTCTGCGAGAAGCAAGAAAGCATCTTGTCATTGCTTGACACTAGAGGAACTGTCGGGTACATTGCTCCAGAGTTGTTTTCAAGAATGTATGGAAGCGTGTCTCACAAGTCTGATGTGTATAGCTATGGAATGTTGGTTCTTGAGATGGTGGGAGCAAGAAACAAAAGAGTCGAAAATGCTGATGCAAACAACAGCTCGGTTTACTTTCCGGATAGCATCTATGAAGATCTTGAAATTGGAAATAGCACAAGGTTTCTAAGCGATGAAATAACACAAGAAGAAGAAGATCTTGCCAAAAAGATGATCTTGATCGGTCTTTGGTGTGTTCAGTTACGCCCATCAGATCGTCCATCAATGAACAAAGTCGTAGAGATGATGGAAGGTAGCTTGGATACTCTAAAAGCCCCTCCTAAGCATCTCTTGCAAATGCAAAATGTTGGAGAGTCTTCTCAGCCATCAG AACCAAACTGA
- the LOC106300558 gene encoding probable receptor-like protein kinase At1g67000 isoform X3 yields MGSPPSVLCLIFLLLFHHIPCVTSQRAPRGFCDTLINCGNISVGFPFWGENRHQRCGHPSLKLNCNKYSNTTTLFISGYNYSLLHIDNTSNIIRLFRQDFSSSFCSASFSSTPLPSVLFQNLPSYKSLTVYYYCDPRRNLLGNFTCPYPEKGLGSLVQNSKYRKLCEKSFKVTVPTSYVPDEQALSLTHLESVLKKGFEVKMTIGEKFCQDCIIPGGHCGLICSDTMYTTGGTYRMNRSIVITFGSVVGTILTVYVAVLLAFVLSERRAINAGRDHNLEALVSLRRYSYGQIKRITKSFTEVVGRGGFGTVYKGKLSDGSKVAVKVLNDSKSDCEDFINEVASMSQTSHVNIVSMLGFCYEGSKRAIIYEFLENGSLDQSSNLDVSTLYGIALGVAKGIEYLHYSCKTRIVHFDIKPQNVLLDGNLRPKVADFGLAKLCEKQESILSLLDTRGTVGYIAPELFSRMYGSVSHKSDVYSYGMLVLEMVGARNKRVENADANNSSVYFPDSIYEDLEIGNSTRFLSDEITQEEEDLAKKMILIGLWCVQLRPSDRPSMNKVVEMMEGSLDTLKAPPKHLLQMQNVGESSQPSGLMFLTLTLQEPN; encoded by the exons ATGGGATCTCCACCATCTGTATTATGTCTAATCTTCTTACTCTTGTTTCATCATATTCCTTGTGTTACAAGCCAGCGAGCACCACGTGGGTTTTGTGATACCCTAATCAACTGCGGCAACATCTCAGTTGGCTTCCCTTTCTGGGGAGAGAATCGTCATCAAAGATGCGGTCATCCTTCTCTGAAACTTAACTGCAACAAATACTCAAACACAACCACTCTTTTCATCTCAGGTTACAACTACAGTCTCCTCCATATAGACAACACGTCCAACATCATTCGACTTTTCAGACAAGATTTCTCAAGTTCTTTCTGCTCCGCTTCATTCTCCTCCACACCTTTGCCTTCTGTACTCTTCCAGAATTTGCCTTCTTACAAAAGCCTCACCGTCTACTACTATTGTGACCCTCGCCGCAATTTACTTGGGAACTTCACATGTCCATATCCAGAGAAAGGTCTTGGCTCGCTGGTTCAAAACTCCAAGTATCGTAAGCTTTGTGAGAAGAGTTTCAAAGTCACAGTTCCTACAAGCTACGTCCCAGATGAACAAGCTTTGAGTTTGACCCATTTGGAGAGTGTTCTCAAAAAAGGATTTGAGGTGAAGATGACGATTGGTGAAAAGTTTTGCCAAGACTGTATTATCCCTGGTGGACACTGTGGCTTAATTTGCAGTGATACAATGTATACAACTGGTG GAACTTACCGCATGAATCGATCCATTGTGATCACATTTGGTTCAG TTGTAGGGACAATATTAACTGTATATGTTGCGGTTCTTCTTGCGTTTGTTTTAAGCGAAAGAAGAGCAATCAATGCTGGGAGAGATCATAACCTCGAGGCACTTGTAAGCCTGAGACGGTATAGTTATGGACAAATCAAGAGGATCACAAAATCATTCACAGAAGTAGTTGGGAGAGGAGGATTTGGAACTGTATACAAGGGGAAGTTGAGTGATGGTAGCAAAGTTGCAGTAAAAGTCTTGAATGATTCAAAGAGCGATTGTGAAGATTTCATCAACGAAGTTGCAAGCATGAGCCAAACTTCACATGTTAACATCGTTTCTATGCTTGGTTTCTGTTATGAAGGTTCCAAAAGAGCTATTATATATGAGTTTCTTGAGAATGGATCTTTGGATCAGTCATCGAATCTTGATGTGAGTACGTTATACGGAATAGCGCTAGGGGTTGCTAAGGGAATTGAGTACTTGCACTACAGTTGTAAAACAAGAATCGTGCATTTCGATATTAAACCTCAGAATGTACTATTAGACGGAAATCTCAGACCCAAGGTTGCTGACTTTGGTCTCGCTAAGCTCTGCGAGAAGCAAGAAAGCATCTTGTCATTGCTTGACACTAGAGGAACTGTCGGGTACATTGCTCCAGAGTTGTTTTCAAGAATGTATGGAAGCGTGTCTCACAAGTCTGATGTGTATAGCTATGGAATGTTGGTTCTTGAGATGGTGGGAGCAAGAAACAAAAGAGTCGAAAATGCTGATGCAAACAACAGCTCGGTTTACTTTCCGGATAGCATCTATGAAGATCTTGAAATTGGAAATAGCACAAGGTTTCTAAGCGATGAAATAACACAAGAAGAAGAAGATCTTGCCAAAAAGATGATCTTGATCGGTCTTTGGTGTGTTCAGTTACGCCCATCAGATCGTCCATCAATGAACAAAGTCGTAGAGATGATGGAAGGTAGCTTGGATACTCTAAAAGCCCCTCCTAAGCATCTCTTGCAAATGCAAAATGTTGGAGAGTCTTCTCAGCCATCAG GTTTGATGTTTCTGACACTAACTCTTCAAGAACCAAACTGA
- the LOC106300558 gene encoding probable receptor-like protein kinase At1g67000 isoform X4, producing the protein MGSPPSVLCLIFLLLFHHIPCVTSQRAPRGFCDTLINCGNISVGFPFWGENRHQRCGHPSLKLNCNKYSNTTTLFISGYNYSLLHIDNTSNIIRLFRQDFSSSFCSASFSSTPLPSVLFQNLPSYKSLTVYYYCDPRRNLLGNFTCPYPEKGLGSLVQNSKYRKLCEKSFKVTVPTSYVPDEQALSLTHLESVLKKGFEVKMTIGEKFCQDCIIPGGHCGLICSDTMYTTGGTYRMNRSIVITFGSVVGTILTVYVAVLLAFVLSERRAINAGRDHNLEALVSLRRYSYGQIKRITKSFTEVVGRGGFGTVYKGKLSDGSKVAVKVLNDSKSDCEDFINEVASMSQTSHVNIVSMLGFCYEGSKRAIIYEFLENGSLDQSSNLDVSTLYGIALGVAKGIEYLHYSCKTRIVHFDIKPQNVLLDGNLRPKVADFGLAKLCEKQESILSLLDTRGTVGYIAPELFSRMYGSVSHKSDVYSYGMLVLEMVGARNKRVENADANNSSVYFPDSIYEDLEIGNSTRFLSDEITQEEEDLAKKMILIGLWCVQLRPSDRPSMNKVVEMMEGSLDTLKAPPKHLLQMQNVGESSQPSGFSHT; encoded by the exons ATGGGATCTCCACCATCTGTATTATGTCTAATCTTCTTACTCTTGTTTCATCATATTCCTTGTGTTACAAGCCAGCGAGCACCACGTGGGTTTTGTGATACCCTAATCAACTGCGGCAACATCTCAGTTGGCTTCCCTTTCTGGGGAGAGAATCGTCATCAAAGATGCGGTCATCCTTCTCTGAAACTTAACTGCAACAAATACTCAAACACAACCACTCTTTTCATCTCAGGTTACAACTACAGTCTCCTCCATATAGACAACACGTCCAACATCATTCGACTTTTCAGACAAGATTTCTCAAGTTCTTTCTGCTCCGCTTCATTCTCCTCCACACCTTTGCCTTCTGTACTCTTCCAGAATTTGCCTTCTTACAAAAGCCTCACCGTCTACTACTATTGTGACCCTCGCCGCAATTTACTTGGGAACTTCACATGTCCATATCCAGAGAAAGGTCTTGGCTCGCTGGTTCAAAACTCCAAGTATCGTAAGCTTTGTGAGAAGAGTTTCAAAGTCACAGTTCCTACAAGCTACGTCCCAGATGAACAAGCTTTGAGTTTGACCCATTTGGAGAGTGTTCTCAAAAAAGGATTTGAGGTGAAGATGACGATTGGTGAAAAGTTTTGCCAAGACTGTATTATCCCTGGTGGACACTGTGGCTTAATTTGCAGTGATACAATGTATACAACTGGTG GAACTTACCGCATGAATCGATCCATTGTGATCACATTTGGTTCAG TTGTAGGGACAATATTAACTGTATATGTTGCGGTTCTTCTTGCGTTTGTTTTAAGCGAAAGAAGAGCAATCAATGCTGGGAGAGATCATAACCTCGAGGCACTTGTAAGCCTGAGACGGTATAGTTATGGACAAATCAAGAGGATCACAAAATCATTCACAGAAGTAGTTGGGAGAGGAGGATTTGGAACTGTATACAAGGGGAAGTTGAGTGATGGTAGCAAAGTTGCAGTAAAAGTCTTGAATGATTCAAAGAGCGATTGTGAAGATTTCATCAACGAAGTTGCAAGCATGAGCCAAACTTCACATGTTAACATCGTTTCTATGCTTGGTTTCTGTTATGAAGGTTCCAAAAGAGCTATTATATATGAGTTTCTTGAGAATGGATCTTTGGATCAGTCATCGAATCTTGATGTGAGTACGTTATACGGAATAGCGCTAGGGGTTGCTAAGGGAATTGAGTACTTGCACTACAGTTGTAAAACAAGAATCGTGCATTTCGATATTAAACCTCAGAATGTACTATTAGACGGAAATCTCAGACCCAAGGTTGCTGACTTTGGTCTCGCTAAGCTCTGCGAGAAGCAAGAAAGCATCTTGTCATTGCTTGACACTAGAGGAACTGTCGGGTACATTGCTCCAGAGTTGTTTTCAAGAATGTATGGAAGCGTGTCTCACAAGTCTGATGTGTATAGCTATGGAATGTTGGTTCTTGAGATGGTGGGAGCAAGAAACAAAAGAGTCGAAAATGCTGATGCAAACAACAGCTCGGTTTACTTTCCGGATAGCATCTATGAAGATCTTGAAATTGGAAATAGCACAAGGTTTCTAAGCGATGAAATAACACAAGAAGAAGAAGATCTTGCCAAAAAGATGATCTTGATCGGTCTTTGGTGTGTTCAGTTACGCCCATCAGATCGTCCATCAATGAACAAAGTCGTAGAGATGATGGAAGGTAGCTTGGATACTCTAAAAGCCCCTCCTAAGCATCTCTTGCAAATGCAAAATGTTGGAGAGTCTTCTCAGCCATCAG GATTTTCTCATACCTAA
- the LOC106300558 gene encoding probable receptor-like protein kinase At1g67000 isoform X2 has protein sequence MGSPPSVLCLIFLLLFHHIPCVTSQRAPRGFCDTLINCGNISVGFPFWGENRHQRCGHPSLKLNCNKYSNTTTLFISGYNYSLLHIDNTSNIIRLFRQDFSSSFCSASFSSTPLPSVLFQNLPSYKSLTVYYYCDPRRNLLGNFTCPYPEKGLGSLVQNSKYRKLCEKSFKVTVPTSYVPDEQALSLTHLESVLKKGFEVKMTIGEKFCQDCIIPGGHCGLICSDTMYTTGGTYRMNRSIVITFGSGTILTVYVAVLLAFVLSERRAINAGRDHNLEALVSLRRYSYGQIKRITKSFTEVVGRGGFGTVYKGKLSDGSKVAVKVLNDSKSDCEDFINEVASMSQTSHVNIVSMLGFCYEGSKRAIIYEFLENGSLDQSSNLDVSTLYGIALGVAKGIEYLHYSCKTRIVHFDIKPQNVLLDGNLRPKVADFGLAKLCEKQESILSLLDTRGTVGYIAPELFSRMYGSVSHKSDVYSYGMLVLEMVGARNKRVENADANNSSVYFPDSIYEDLEIGNSTRFLSDEITQEEEDLAKKMILIGLWCVQLRPSDRPSMNKVVEMMEGSLDTLKAPPKHLLQMQNVGESSQPSGESSSIFTRKYDSMNVESQ, from the exons ATGGGATCTCCACCATCTGTATTATGTCTAATCTTCTTACTCTTGTTTCATCATATTCCTTGTGTTACAAGCCAGCGAGCACCACGTGGGTTTTGTGATACCCTAATCAACTGCGGCAACATCTCAGTTGGCTTCCCTTTCTGGGGAGAGAATCGTCATCAAAGATGCGGTCATCCTTCTCTGAAACTTAACTGCAACAAATACTCAAACACAACCACTCTTTTCATCTCAGGTTACAACTACAGTCTCCTCCATATAGACAACACGTCCAACATCATTCGACTTTTCAGACAAGATTTCTCAAGTTCTTTCTGCTCCGCTTCATTCTCCTCCACACCTTTGCCTTCTGTACTCTTCCAGAATTTGCCTTCTTACAAAAGCCTCACCGTCTACTACTATTGTGACCCTCGCCGCAATTTACTTGGGAACTTCACATGTCCATATCCAGAGAAAGGTCTTGGCTCGCTGGTTCAAAACTCCAAGTATCGTAAGCTTTGTGAGAAGAGTTTCAAAGTCACAGTTCCTACAAGCTACGTCCCAGATGAACAAGCTTTGAGTTTGACCCATTTGGAGAGTGTTCTCAAAAAAGGATTTGAGGTGAAGATGACGATTGGTGAAAAGTTTTGCCAAGACTGTATTATCCCTGGTGGACACTGTGGCTTAATTTGCAGTGATACAATGTATACAACTGGTG GAACTTACCGCATGAATCGATCCATTGTGATCACATTTGGTTCAG GGACAATATTAACTGTATATGTTGCGGTTCTTCTTGCGTTTGTTTTAAGCGAAAGAAGAGCAATCAATGCTGGGAGAGATCATAACCTCGAGGCACTTGTAAGCCTGAGACGGTATAGTTATGGACAAATCAAGAGGATCACAAAATCATTCACAGAAGTAGTTGGGAGAGGAGGATTTGGAACTGTATACAAGGGGAAGTTGAGTGATGGTAGCAAAGTTGCAGTAAAAGTCTTGAATGATTCAAAGAGCGATTGTGAAGATTTCATCAACGAAGTTGCAAGCATGAGCCAAACTTCACATGTTAACATCGTTTCTATGCTTGGTTTCTGTTATGAAGGTTCCAAAAGAGCTATTATATATGAGTTTCTTGAGAATGGATCTTTGGATCAGTCATCGAATCTTGATGTGAGTACGTTATACGGAATAGCGCTAGGGGTTGCTAAGGGAATTGAGTACTTGCACTACAGTTGTAAAACAAGAATCGTGCATTTCGATATTAAACCTCAGAATGTACTATTAGACGGAAATCTCAGACCCAAGGTTGCTGACTTTGGTCTCGCTAAGCTCTGCGAGAAGCAAGAAAGCATCTTGTCATTGCTTGACACTAGAGGAACTGTCGGGTACATTGCTCCAGAGTTGTTTTCAAGAATGTATGGAAGCGTGTCTCACAAGTCTGATGTGTATAGCTATGGAATGTTGGTTCTTGAGATGGTGGGAGCAAGAAACAAAAGAGTCGAAAATGCTGATGCAAACAACAGCTCGGTTTACTTTCCGGATAGCATCTATGAAGATCTTGAAATTGGAAATAGCACAAGGTTTCTAAGCGATGAAATAACACAAGAAGAAGAAGATCTTGCCAAAAAGATGATCTTGATCGGTCTTTGGTGTGTTCAGTTACGCCCATCAGATCGTCCATCAATGAACAAAGTCGTAGAGATGATGGAAGGTAGCTTGGATACTCTAAAAGCCCCTCCTAAGCATCTCTTGCAAATGCAAAATGTTGGAGAGTCTTCTCAGCCATCAGGTGAAAGTTCCTCAATTTTTACTAGGAAGTATGATTCAATGAATGTTGAGAGCCAATAA
- the LOC106300558 gene encoding probable receptor-like protein kinase At1g67000 isoform X1: protein MGSPPSVLCLIFLLLFHHIPCVTSQRAPRGFCDTLINCGNISVGFPFWGENRHQRCGHPSLKLNCNKYSNTTTLFISGYNYSLLHIDNTSNIIRLFRQDFSSSFCSASFSSTPLPSVLFQNLPSYKSLTVYYYCDPRRNLLGNFTCPYPEKGLGSLVQNSKYRKLCEKSFKVTVPTSYVPDEQALSLTHLESVLKKGFEVKMTIGEKFCQDCIIPGGHCGLICSDTMYTTGGTYRMNRSIVITFGSVVGTILTVYVAVLLAFVLSERRAINAGRDHNLEALVSLRRYSYGQIKRITKSFTEVVGRGGFGTVYKGKLSDGSKVAVKVLNDSKSDCEDFINEVASMSQTSHVNIVSMLGFCYEGSKRAIIYEFLENGSLDQSSNLDVSTLYGIALGVAKGIEYLHYSCKTRIVHFDIKPQNVLLDGNLRPKVADFGLAKLCEKQESILSLLDTRGTVGYIAPELFSRMYGSVSHKSDVYSYGMLVLEMVGARNKRVENADANNSSVYFPDSIYEDLEIGNSTRFLSDEITQEEEDLAKKMILIGLWCVQLRPSDRPSMNKVVEMMEGSLDTLKAPPKHLLQMQNVGESSQPSGESSSIFTRKYDSMNVESQ, encoded by the exons ATGGGATCTCCACCATCTGTATTATGTCTAATCTTCTTACTCTTGTTTCATCATATTCCTTGTGTTACAAGCCAGCGAGCACCACGTGGGTTTTGTGATACCCTAATCAACTGCGGCAACATCTCAGTTGGCTTCCCTTTCTGGGGAGAGAATCGTCATCAAAGATGCGGTCATCCTTCTCTGAAACTTAACTGCAACAAATACTCAAACACAACCACTCTTTTCATCTCAGGTTACAACTACAGTCTCCTCCATATAGACAACACGTCCAACATCATTCGACTTTTCAGACAAGATTTCTCAAGTTCTTTCTGCTCCGCTTCATTCTCCTCCACACCTTTGCCTTCTGTACTCTTCCAGAATTTGCCTTCTTACAAAAGCCTCACCGTCTACTACTATTGTGACCCTCGCCGCAATTTACTTGGGAACTTCACATGTCCATATCCAGAGAAAGGTCTTGGCTCGCTGGTTCAAAACTCCAAGTATCGTAAGCTTTGTGAGAAGAGTTTCAAAGTCACAGTTCCTACAAGCTACGTCCCAGATGAACAAGCTTTGAGTTTGACCCATTTGGAGAGTGTTCTCAAAAAAGGATTTGAGGTGAAGATGACGATTGGTGAAAAGTTTTGCCAAGACTGTATTATCCCTGGTGGACACTGTGGCTTAATTTGCAGTGATACAATGTATACAACTGGTG GAACTTACCGCATGAATCGATCCATTGTGATCACATTTGGTTCAG TTGTAGGGACAATATTAACTGTATATGTTGCGGTTCTTCTTGCGTTTGTTTTAAGCGAAAGAAGAGCAATCAATGCTGGGAGAGATCATAACCTCGAGGCACTTGTAAGCCTGAGACGGTATAGTTATGGACAAATCAAGAGGATCACAAAATCATTCACAGAAGTAGTTGGGAGAGGAGGATTTGGAACTGTATACAAGGGGAAGTTGAGTGATGGTAGCAAAGTTGCAGTAAAAGTCTTGAATGATTCAAAGAGCGATTGTGAAGATTTCATCAACGAAGTTGCAAGCATGAGCCAAACTTCACATGTTAACATCGTTTCTATGCTTGGTTTCTGTTATGAAGGTTCCAAAAGAGCTATTATATATGAGTTTCTTGAGAATGGATCTTTGGATCAGTCATCGAATCTTGATGTGAGTACGTTATACGGAATAGCGCTAGGGGTTGCTAAGGGAATTGAGTACTTGCACTACAGTTGTAAAACAAGAATCGTGCATTTCGATATTAAACCTCAGAATGTACTATTAGACGGAAATCTCAGACCCAAGGTTGCTGACTTTGGTCTCGCTAAGCTCTGCGAGAAGCAAGAAAGCATCTTGTCATTGCTTGACACTAGAGGAACTGTCGGGTACATTGCTCCAGAGTTGTTTTCAAGAATGTATGGAAGCGTGTCTCACAAGTCTGATGTGTATAGCTATGGAATGTTGGTTCTTGAGATGGTGGGAGCAAGAAACAAAAGAGTCGAAAATGCTGATGCAAACAACAGCTCGGTTTACTTTCCGGATAGCATCTATGAAGATCTTGAAATTGGAAATAGCACAAGGTTTCTAAGCGATGAAATAACACAAGAAGAAGAAGATCTTGCCAAAAAGATGATCTTGATCGGTCTTTGGTGTGTTCAGTTACGCCCATCAGATCGTCCATCAATGAACAAAGTCGTAGAGATGATGGAAGGTAGCTTGGATACTCTAAAAGCCCCTCCTAAGCATCTCTTGCAAATGCAAAATGTTGGAGAGTCTTCTCAGCCATCAGGTGAAAGTTCCTCAATTTTTACTAGGAAGTATGATTCAATGAATGTTGAGAGCCAATAA